A single Tenacibaculum sp. 190524A02b DNA region contains:
- a CDS encoding RagB/SusD family nutrient uptake outer membrane protein produces MLKQISKIVSVGLFASLLLTSCSNELDTPSEASLSATADLAKEDVDKLLTGVYKKLRHPNQYGYFAIMNTEIMGDNYKPVKFQWSQVKNFYENTVPASDILLSYFYADYYAGIDRANTVLKVPTADNVQKGAARYCRALSYLRLYDMFERVPLIDENYDRKPIAPSSKDEVIDFIIEDLKYAKANTLNFNSIDIVTGQKTPSKEAAAALLARVYRIKGDIASAGVEAEYVINSGKFSLSTNPLERASEVIFMFKGNKSEEVGQWGWIMSVDAKSWNCFAAADDLTALVKGEDTRKVLFDFEGQVANDGFIYSKKYKTEGNSDLLISRVAEMYLVSAEAGNANRLTELQAARKSSLTFEEERRLEMSFEWTRWEDMKLEGKTTYVLPYPTRAVDSNPLLK; encoded by the coding sequence ATGTTAAAGCAAATATCGAAAATAGTTTCAGTAGGTCTTTTCGCTTCTTTATTACTTACTTCTTGTAGTAATGAATTAGATACTCCTTCTGAAGCATCACTTTCTGCAACTGCAGATTTGGCGAAAGAAGACGTAGATAAATTATTAACTGGGGTTTATAAAAAATTAAGGCACCCAAATCAATATGGTTACTTTGCTATAATGAACACTGAGATAATGGGTGATAATTATAAGCCTGTTAAATTTCAATGGTCTCAAGTAAAAAACTTTTACGAAAACACAGTGCCAGCTTCTGATATTTTATTAAGCTATTTTTATGCAGATTATTATGCTGGTATTGATAGAGCAAATACAGTTTTAAAAGTACCAACGGCTGATAATGTGCAAAAAGGAGCAGCAAGATATTGTAGAGCATTAAGTTATTTAAGACTTTATGATATGTTTGAAAGAGTACCTTTAATTGATGAAAATTATGACAGAAAACCAATTGCTCCTTCTTCTAAGGATGAGGTTATAGACTTTATAATTGAGGATTTAAAATATGCTAAAGCAAATACATTAAACTTTAATAGTATTGATATAGTTACTGGCCAAAAAACTCCATCAAAAGAAGCAGCTGCTGCATTGTTGGCGAGAGTTTATAGGATAAAAGGAGATATAGCGTCAGCAGGAGTGGAAGCAGAATATGTTATTAATTCCGGTAAATTTTCTTTGTCAACTAATCCATTAGAAAGAGCTTCTGAAGTAATCTTTATGTTTAAAGGAAATAAATCTGAAGAAGTAGGTCAATGGGGTTGGATTATGAGTGTTGATGCAAAGTCATGGAATTGTTTTGCTGCAGCTGATGATTTAACAGCTTTAGTAAAAGGAGAAGATACTCGTAAAGTCTTATTTGATTTTGAAGGACAAGTAGCTAATGATGGCTTTATTTATTCAAAAAAATATAAAACAGAAGGAAACTCAGATTTATTAATTTCTAGAGTAGCTGAAATGTACTTAGTATCAGCAGAAGCAGGAAACGCAAATAGATTAACAGAATTACAAGCAGCAAGAAAATCTTCGTTAACTTTTGAAGAAGAAAGACGTTTAGAAATGTCTTTTGAGTGGACTAGGTGGGAAGATATGAAGTTAGAAGGAAAAACTACTTATGTTTTACCTTATCCTACAAGAGCAGTAGATTCAAATCCTTTATTAAAATAA
- the pyrF gene encoding orotidine-5'-phosphate decarboxylase, which translates to MTTQQLVTEIKRKESFLCIGLDVDLTKIPNHLLKKDDPIFEFNKAIIDATHHLCVAYKPNTAFYEAYGLKGWKALEKTIRYINENHPEIFTIADAKRGDIGNTSTMYAKAFFDDLAFDSVTVAPYMGKDSVEPFLAFKDKHTILLALTSNQGAFDFQTQLTNNKELYKNVLATSKKWANSQNLMYVVGATKAEYLSEIREIIPNSFLLVPGVGAQGGNLQDVCKHGMNENIGLLINSSRGIIYASSDDDFAFAAAEKATALQIEMKNILHKKSQG; encoded by the coding sequence ATGACAACACAACAACTTGTAACTGAAATTAAAAGAAAGGAATCTTTTTTATGCATAGGCCTTGATGTAGACCTTACCAAAATACCTAATCATTTACTTAAAAAAGATGATCCTATTTTTGAATTTAATAAAGCTATTATAGATGCCACTCATCATTTATGTGTAGCTTACAAACCTAATACGGCTTTCTATGAAGCATATGGTTTAAAAGGTTGGAAAGCCCTTGAAAAAACTATTCGTTATATTAACGAAAATCACCCTGAAATTTTCACTATTGCCGATGCTAAACGCGGTGATATTGGAAACACTTCTACCATGTACGCCAAGGCTTTTTTTGATGATTTAGCTTTTGATAGTGTTACCGTTGCTCCGTATATGGGTAAAGATTCAGTAGAGCCTTTCTTAGCTTTTAAAGATAAACATACTATTCTTTTAGCCTTAACTTCAAACCAAGGTGCTTTTGATTTTCAAACTCAGTTAACTAACAACAAAGAGTTATATAAAAATGTATTAGCCACTTCTAAAAAATGGGCTAATTCACAAAATTTAATGTATGTTGTGGGTGCTACAAAAGCAGAATACCTATCTGAAATACGTGAAATTATCCCTAATAGTTTTCTTTTGGTTCCTGGTGTTGGCGCTCAAGGTGGTAACTTACAAGATGTATGCAAACATGGAATGAATGAAAATATAGGGCTTCTTATAAATTCATCTAGAGGTATTATCTATGCTAGTAGTGATGATGATTTTGCATTTGCTGCTGCTGAAAAAGCAACAGCTTTGCAAATAGAAATGAAAAATATATTACATAAAAAAAGCCAAGGTTAA